One segment of Prionailurus bengalensis isolate Pbe53 chromosome D4, Fcat_Pben_1.1_paternal_pri, whole genome shotgun sequence DNA contains the following:
- the MRPL50 gene encoding 39S ribosomal protein L50, mitochondrial, producing MAALSVSGVTRRGLTWIVLGAPRREFWSRFRKEKKLVVAETVEEAKKEPILVCPPLRSRTYIPPEDLQSRLESCVKEIFGSSVGNSWQDVSLEDGLLKFSFLARLADDLGHAVPNSRLHQMCRVRDVLDFYNVPIRDQSKFDELTASNLPPNVKITWGY from the exons ATGGCGGCCCTGTCAGTGTCTGGCGTTACCAGAAGAGGCCTCACGTGGATAGTCTTAGGGGCACCACGCAGAGAATTTTGGTCTCGATTCAG aaaagagaaaaagctaGTGGTGGCTGAGACAGTAGAAGAAGCGAAGAAAGAGCCTATTTTGGTGTGTCCACCCTTACGAAGCCGAACATACATACCACCTGAAGATCTCCAGAGTCGTTTGGAATCTTGTGTCAAAGAAATTTTTGGTTCCTCTGTTGGTAACAGTTGGCAGGATGTGTCCCTGGAAGATGGCCTTCTGAAGTTCAGTTTCTTGGCACGTTTAGCTGATGACTTGGGCCATGCAGTGCCCAACTCCAGGCTTCACCAGATGTGCAGGGTCAGAGATGTTCTTGATTTCTATAATGTGCCTATTAGGGATCAATCTAAATTTGATGAACTTACTGCTAGTAATCTGCCTCCCAATGTAAAAATCACTTGGGGTTACTGA